The following proteins come from a genomic window of Malus sylvestris chromosome 4, drMalSylv7.2, whole genome shotgun sequence:
- the LOC126618007 gene encoding uncharacterized protein LOC126618007 produces MTCPSNICLDLSLRSDTDEQRQDNIWRPSFLSSNGPLTVGDSMMKNNITATVVARNLLTPRDNKILSERSEESAVQDSLALSVQCAGSVSNMGQRLLAQTRQVESLMAEVASLKQEIRGLKHENRVLHVLANSYSTSMKRKLVQLQESESRIQSDHQRFVARFRKQLMPSPSGVLLSTGVPHDQSPVPPPSGVLPSTEASHEQPL; encoded by the coding sequence atgacttgcccatctaacatttgcttagatttgagtcttaggagtgatacagatgagcagcgtcaggataatatatggcgcccgtccttcttatcttctaatggtcctcttacggttggggactctatgatgaagaataacataaccgctactgtggtagctaggaatcttctcactccaagggataacaagatcctttcagaacggtctgaagagtcggccgttcaagactccttggctctcagtgttcagtgtgctggctctgtgtccaatatgggccaacgcctacttgctcaaactcgccaagttgaatcattgatggcggaagtggcaagtcttaaacaagagatcagagggctcaagcacgagaatagggtgttacacgtgcttgcaaatagttactctacaagcatgaaaagaaagctcgtccaactgcaggaatccgaaagtcggattcaaagtgatcaccagaggttcgttgctagattccgaaagcaactgatgccttccccttctggtgttttgctaagtactggggtgccacatgatcaatctccagtgcctcccccttctggggtacttccgagtactgaggcttcacatgagcaacctttgtga